A region from the Variovorax sp. RKNM96 genome encodes:
- the kdpE gene encoding two-component system response regulator KdpE, translating into MPSPTAIVIEDEPQIRRFVRGALEAEGWLVHEAGTLRDGLAAAGTRQPDLLVLDLGLPDGDGVSLIRDVRGWSAVPIIVLSARTDEADKIAALDAGADDYLTKPFGTGELLARVRANLRRPRAAGGGNDEPAEAVFRFGEIELDRAARIVRRAGAEVHLTPTEYRLLSVLVANAGRVLTQRQLLREVWGPSHTDQSHYLRIYMGHLRQKLEADPAQPKHLLTETAVGYRLVV; encoded by the coding sequence ATGCCATCCCCCACCGCCATCGTGATCGAGGACGAGCCGCAGATCCGCCGCTTCGTGCGCGGCGCGCTCGAGGCCGAGGGCTGGCTGGTGCACGAGGCCGGCACGCTGCGCGACGGCCTCGCCGCGGCAGGGACGCGGCAACCTGATCTGCTGGTGCTCGACCTGGGGCTGCCCGATGGCGATGGCGTCTCGCTGATCCGCGACGTGCGCGGCTGGTCGGCCGTGCCGATCATCGTGCTGTCCGCCCGCACCGACGAGGCCGACAAGATCGCCGCGCTCGATGCCGGTGCCGACGATTACCTCACCAAGCCCTTCGGCACCGGCGAGCTGCTGGCCCGCGTGCGCGCCAACCTGCGCCGCCCGCGCGCAGCTGGCGGCGGCAACGACGAGCCTGCCGAAGCCGTCTTCCGCTTCGGCGAGATCGAACTGGACCGGGCCGCACGCATCGTGCGCCGCGCCGGCGCCGAGGTGCACCTGACGCCGACCGAGTACCGGCTGCTCTCCGTGCTGGTCGCGAATGCAGGCCGCGTGCTCACGCAGCGCCAGTTGCTGCGCGAGGTGTGGGGGCCGTCGCACACGGACCAGAGCCACTACCTGCGGATCTACATGGGGCATCTGCGGCAGAAGCTGGAGGCCGATCCGGCGCAGCCCAAACATTTGCTGACCGAGACTGCGGTGGGGTATCGGCTGGTGGTCTAG
- a CDS encoding DUF4118 domain-containing protein, translating to MPDTRPDPDALIAQLRNDEARALRGKLRIYFGASAGVGKTWAMLSAAQRERTAGRDVLIGVVETHGRSETAALLAGLDTLPLRELAYRGRTLAEFDLDAALARRPAVLLVDELAHTNAPGSRHAKRWQDVQELLAAGIEVWSALNVQHLESLNGTVGAITGVRVHETVPDTVLDEADEVVLVDVTPDELTARLAAGKVYLPQQAERAAQNFFRKGNLIALREIALRRTAEHVEDDVRGWRVEQSGAAGNGHGGALQAWNTSGAILACVGPHEGAAQTVRTAARLAGQLNVRWHAAYVETPRLQRLAAEERDRILAVLKLAEELGAATAVLTGSDVAEQLSEQARRLNCATLVMGRSEPASGWRRWWPAAAVPLPRALAQRAPALDILEVGRADSARRLSRTPLNTPRADDDDHEKAPIHWPGYAWATATSVALTLVCTPLTGVLELSNIVMLFLLGVVGVAMRFGRGPSALAALLNVAAFDYFFVPPRLSFAVSDVQYVLTFAIMLGVGLLVGQLTAGLRFAAGVSTSRERRARSLFELTRELSAALESTQVVTLGAAAVQGHFGGHALVLVTDAADQLVLPKDPPEGFDAQVADWAFRHGQPAGLATATLAAQPWHYVPLQAPMRVRGVLALSPSQPRWLLIPEQAQQLDTLARQIAIALERVHYVEVAQQAVVEMESERLRNALLGAISHDVRTPLTALIALAESLQTLPPEEHNNAARAIVAQAHELHALVNNLLDMARLESGIAGGAVNLRRDWQSVEEVVGSSIRAARTSLGDAVVQTALDADLPLVEFDAVLIERVLVNLLENATKYGAPPIVVGARAEPGTLVLTVRDHGPGLPAALLGREQKLFDKFTRGEAESATPGVGLGLAICRAVVSAHGGEITAANARDGGAEFTVTLPRREPPEPAEAQL from the coding sequence ATGCCCGACACCCGCCCCGACCCCGATGCCCTGATTGCGCAGCTGCGCAACGACGAGGCGCGTGCGCTGCGCGGCAAGCTGCGCATCTACTTCGGCGCGAGTGCCGGCGTCGGCAAGACCTGGGCGATGCTGAGCGCCGCCCAACGCGAGCGCACCGCGGGGCGCGACGTGCTCATCGGCGTGGTCGAGACGCACGGCCGCAGCGAAACCGCCGCACTCCTCGCGGGGCTCGACACGCTGCCGCTGCGCGAGCTGGCCTACCGCGGCCGCACGCTCGCCGAGTTCGACCTCGACGCGGCCCTCGCGCGCAGGCCCGCCGTGCTGCTGGTCGACGAACTGGCCCACACCAACGCCCCGGGTTCCCGTCACGCCAAGCGCTGGCAGGACGTGCAGGAGCTGCTGGCCGCGGGCATCGAGGTCTGGTCGGCGCTCAACGTGCAGCACCTCGAGAGCCTCAACGGCACGGTCGGCGCGATCACCGGCGTGCGCGTGCACGAGACGGTGCCCGACACCGTGCTCGATGAGGCCGACGAAGTGGTGCTGGTCGATGTCACGCCCGATGAACTCACCGCGCGGCTCGCGGCCGGCAAGGTGTACCTGCCGCAGCAGGCCGAGCGCGCCGCACAGAATTTCTTTCGCAAGGGCAACCTGATCGCGCTGCGCGAGATTGCGTTGCGCCGCACCGCCGAGCATGTGGAAGACGACGTGCGCGGCTGGCGGGTCGAACAGTCGGGCGCGGCCGGCAACGGACACGGCGGCGCGCTGCAGGCCTGGAACACCTCGGGCGCGATCCTCGCGTGCGTCGGACCGCACGAAGGCGCGGCGCAAACGGTGCGCACGGCGGCGCGGCTCGCGGGCCAGCTGAATGTGCGCTGGCATGCGGCCTACGTCGAAACGCCCCGGTTGCAGCGCCTGGCGGCAGAGGAGCGCGACCGCATCCTCGCGGTGCTCAAGCTGGCCGAGGAGCTGGGCGCGGCCACCGCGGTGCTCACGGGTTCCGACGTGGCCGAGCAACTGTCCGAGCAGGCCCGCCGGCTCAACTGCGCGACGCTGGTGATGGGGCGCTCGGAGCCCGCGAGCGGCTGGCGCCGCTGGTGGCCGGCCGCAGCGGTTCCGTTGCCACGTGCATTGGCGCAGCGCGCGCCCGCGCTCGACATCCTGGAAGTCGGCCGTGCCGACAGCGCGCGCCGGCTGTCGCGCACGCCGCTCAACACGCCGCGTGCCGACGACGACGATCACGAGAAAGCGCCGATCCACTGGCCCGGCTACGCCTGGGCGACGGCCACGAGCGTGGCGCTCACGCTGGTCTGCACACCGCTGACCGGCGTGCTCGAACTCTCGAACATCGTGATGCTGTTCCTGCTCGGCGTGGTCGGGGTGGCGATGCGCTTCGGGCGCGGGCCTTCGGCGCTGGCGGCCTTGCTCAACGTGGCCGCGTTCGATTACTTCTTCGTGCCGCCGCGCCTGTCGTTCGCGGTGAGCGATGTGCAGTACGTGCTGACCTTCGCGATCATGCTGGGCGTCGGCCTGCTGGTGGGGCAGCTCACCGCGGGGCTGCGCTTTGCGGCCGGTGTATCGACCAGCCGCGAGCGGCGCGCTCGCTCGCTGTTCGAACTCACGCGCGAGCTCTCGGCGGCGCTGGAGAGCACGCAGGTCGTCACGCTCGGCGCGGCTGCGGTGCAAGGCCACTTCGGCGGCCATGCGCTGGTGCTGGTGACAGACGCGGCCGACCAGCTCGTGCTGCCGAAGGATCCGCCGGAGGGCTTCGACGCACAGGTGGCCGACTGGGCGTTCCGCCACGGTCAGCCCGCGGGCCTGGCGACCGCCACGCTGGCGGCGCAGCCGTGGCACTACGTGCCGCTGCAGGCGCCGATGCGCGTGCGCGGCGTGCTGGCGCTGTCGCCCTCGCAGCCGCGCTGGCTGCTGATTCCGGAGCAGGCGCAACAGCTCGACACGCTGGCGCGGCAGATCGCGATCGCGCTGGAGCGCGTGCACTACGTCGAGGTGGCGCAGCAGGCCGTGGTCGAGATGGAATCGGAGCGGCTGCGCAATGCGCTGCTCGGCGCGATCTCGCACGACGTGCGCACGCCGCTCACCGCATTGATCGCGCTGGCCGAATCGCTGCAGACGCTGCCGCCCGAGGAACACAACAACGCGGCGCGCGCCATCGTCGCGCAGGCGCACGAGCTGCATGCGCTGGTCAACAACCTGCTCGACATGGCGCGGCTCGAAAGCGGCATCGCGGGCGGCGCGGTGAACCTGCGGCGCGATTGGCAGTCGGTCGAGGAAGTGGTGGGGTCGTCGATCCGCGCGGCGCGCACCTCGCTGGGCGATGCCGTTGTGCAGACCGCGCTCGATGCGGACCTTCCGCTGGTCGAGTTCGATGCGGTGCTGATCGAGCGCGTGCTCGTCAACCTGCTGGAGAACGCCACGAAATATGGCGCTCCGCCCATCGTGGTGGGCGCACGCGCCGAGCCCGGCACGCTGGTGCTCACGGTGCGAGACCACGGCCCTGGCCTGCCCGCCGCGTTGCTGGGCCGCGAACAGAAGCTGTTCGACAAATTCACCCGCGGCGAGGCGGAGTCGGCCACGCCGGGCGTCGGGCTGGGCCTTGCGATCTGCCGCGCGGTGGTGAGCGCGCACGGCGGCGAAATCACCGCTGCCAATGCGCGCGACGGCGGTGCAGAATTCACCGTCACCCTGCCACGCCGCGAGCCGCCCGAACCGGCCGAAGCCCAACTCTGA
- the kdpC gene encoding potassium-transporting ATPase subunit KdpC, translating to MNNNGNIIRPAIVLFALLSALTGLIYPMAVTGAAKAVFPKEAAGSLIVLDGTTVGSKLIGQNFSDPKHFWGRPSATAPQPYNASASGGANQGPLNPALTDAIKARVEALRAADPGNTAPVPVDLVTASASGLDPDISPAAAHYQAARIARVRGVPVDQINALIEKSTQGALWGLLGESRVNVLALNLALDASTSSTAR from the coding sequence ATGAACAACAATGGCAACATCATTCGTCCCGCGATCGTGCTCTTCGCACTGCTGAGCGCACTCACCGGGCTCATCTATCCGATGGCCGTCACCGGCGCCGCCAAGGCGGTGTTTCCGAAGGAGGCGGCGGGCAGCCTGATCGTGCTCGACGGCACGACGGTCGGCTCGAAACTCATCGGGCAGAACTTCAGCGACCCGAAGCACTTCTGGGGCCGCCCGTCGGCCACCGCGCCGCAGCCTTACAACGCGAGCGCCTCGGGCGGCGCGAACCAGGGCCCGCTCAACCCGGCGCTGACCGATGCGATCAAGGCGCGCGTCGAGGCCCTGCGCGCCGCGGACCCGGGCAACACCGCGCCGGTGCCGGTCGACCTCGTCACGGCTTCGGCCAGCGGACTCGATCCGGACATCAGCCCCGCCGCCGCGCACTACCAGGCAGCCCGCATCGCGCGCGTGCGCGGGGTGCCGGTCGACCAGATCAACGCGTTGATCGAGAAGAGCACCCAGGGCGCGCTCTGGGGCCTGCTCGGTGAATCGCGCGTCAACGTTCTCGCACTGAATCTCGCGCTCGATGCGTCAACTTCTTCGACTGCGCGTTGA